The Ruania halotolerans genome contains the following window.
CGCCCGCACTGCAGCGGGTGCCGATGAGCGACCCGCTCCGAGGCACCCGAGAGCACCTGGGCACGCTCTTGGAGAACAGCCCGGACGCCGCCTCCCTCCTGGCCGCGTTGACCACCCCTGATCGCCGCCCCGGCACGTAGGATCGACGGGACACCACAGTCGCAAGGAGAACCCATGTCGCCACGACAGTTCGACCAGCGCACTCCCGAGCCGCGCCCGGACGACGAACCGTCCGGTCCGCCCACGGCCGCTGCCGCTCAGGCCCGGGACACCGAGGTCGACTCG
Protein-coding sequences here:
- a CDS encoding ubiquitin-like protein Pup gives rise to the protein MSPRQFDQRTPEPRPDDEPSGPPTAAAAQARDTEVDSLLDEIDDVLETNAESFVRGFVQKGGQ